In a single window of the Bemisia tabaci unplaced genomic scaffold, PGI_BMITA_v3 genome:
- the muskelin gene encoding muskelin, translating to MAAATAEIPLTKKLDYTIHSYSSYSPTYVPENIREDKSNDQTSRWSSDSNNPPQFLTLKLVSTSIVQSITFGKYEKAHVCNLKKFKIYGGLKEDNMIELLSSGLKNDSNPETFELRNKVSGNYFPCRFIKILPLQSWGPSFNYSVWFVELSGIDDRTQVQQSMDWFHTYQEQELIRLCMKHFRKMNYTRALEALYSETKVKLEHPALSNLYDILVNQGDYDSAQTFIADAATKGLFKRYISEQEYRAIWRPMQCAGGRRPGMRGGHQMCIDVVSETIYLIGGYDGNHDLSDLWSYHIPSNQWTLISSDTESDGGPSARSCHKICFDPERRQIFTLGRYLDIQFRTPENLKSDFYVYDIESNSWTLISDDTASVGGPQLIFDHQMCMDVQKSVIYVFGGKILTLTNSGSDERLGNDMPSVNEPVFSGLYSYHVPMNIWTCINTTGSQLRCRMGHSMLFHPCSRKLYVFAGQRNKEYLNDFFSYDVDTGSIEQFSETTRKDASGLSAGGFTQRATIDPDLDEIYVLSGLSKDKEKRDDSVQNSLWVYYIRQKQWSCIYRNENQGEQYWNRMQYVEPCPRFAHQLVYDHVNKVHYLFGGNPGRTCLPKLRLDDFWQLQLSRPTTEQIVQRCSLLIRKHKFQDLALKDTYSALNFLQTSLSEIIDHSDPQQANEFRLMAALLFQTPKDAPGRKTDCGHHQRVQLFEQITEFFASDMTQPKKNLIDLIPL from the exons ATGGCTGCAGCTACCGCCGAAATACCGCTCACGAAAAAGTTGGACTATACTATCCACAGTTATTCAAGCTATTCGCCAACCTACGTCCCAGA GAATATTCGCGAGGACAAATCTAATGATCAAACTTCTCGTTGGTCCTCGGACTCAAACAATCCACCTCAG tttttgacTCTCAAATTAGTTTCAACCAGTATTGTCCAGTCCATCACATTTGGAAAGTATGAGAAAGCTCATGTGTGTAACTTGAAGAAGTTCAAAATTTATGGCGGCCTAAAAGAAGACAATATGATTGAGCTTTTAAGCAG tgGTCTGAAAAATGACTCAAACCCTGAAACATTTGAGCTCCGGAACAAAGTTAGTGGAAATTACTTTCCGTGcagattcatcaaaattttgcctCTTCAGTCATGGGGCCCCAGTTTTAATTACAGTGTATGGTTTGTTGAACTATCTGGTATCGATGATAGGACTCAGGTTCAACAGAGCATGGACTGGTTTCATACG TATCAAGAGCAAGAACTAATTAGGTTGTGTATGAAACATTTCCGAAAAATGAACTACACTAGGGCATTAGAGGCCCTCTACAGTGAGACTAAAGTAAAGCTTGAGCATCCTGCTTTGAGCAACTTGTATGATATATTAGTTAATCAAGGCGACTATGATTCAGCTCAGACGTTTATTGCTGATGCTGCAACAA AGGGCCTCTTTAAGAGGTATATCTCAGAGCAAGAGTACAGAGCAATTTGGCGACCTATGCAGTGTGCAGGAGGGAGACGTCCAGGCATGCGAGGTGGCCACCAGATGTGTATTGATGTTGTCTCAGAAACTATCTATCTCATCGGAGGTTACGATGGCAATCATGATCTGAGCGATCTTTGGTCTTACCATATTCCTAGCAATCAGTGGACTCTAATATCCTCAGACACCGAGTCTGAT GGTGGGCCCAGTGCAAGGTCCTGTCATAAAATTTGTTTCGATCCGGAAAGGAGACAAATTTTTACTCTAGGGCGGTATTTAGACATCCAGTTTAGGACaccagaaaatttgaaa AGTGATTTTTATGTATATGATATCGAAAGTAACAGCTGGACCCTTATCTCGGACGATACAGCATCTGTAGGAGGACCGCAGCTTATTTTTGATCATCAGATGTGCATGGATGTCCAAAAATCAGTTATCTATGTgtttggaggaaaaattctcACACTCACAAACAg tGGCTCTGATGAACGGCTAGGTAATGATATGCCATCAGTTAATGAACCTGTTTTTTCTGGACTCTACTCTTATCATGTCCCAATGAACATTTGGACTTGTATCAATACCACTGGATCTCAGTTGCGTTGTCGAATGGGTCACTCTATGCTCTTCCATCCT TGTTCTAGAAAATTGTACGTTTTTGCTGGTCAGCGGAACAAAGAGTatctgaatgattttttttcatacgatGTGGACACAGGCTCTATCGAGCAATTCTCTGAAACAACAAGGAAAGATGCTTCCGGACTGTCAGCGGGAGGATTCACCCAAAGAGCAACTATTGATCCAGATTTAGATGAAATCTATGTTCTTTCA GGCTTGAGTAAGGACAAGGAAAAACGTGACGATAGTGTTCAAAACTCTTTGTGGGTATATTACATCCGTCAGAAACAATG GTCTTGCATCTATCGGAATGAAAATCAGGGAGAGCAGTATTGGAATCGCATGCAATATGTCGAGCCTTGTCCCAGATTTGCCCATCAATTAGTCTATGATCATGTGAACAAG GTTCATTACTTATTCGGTGGAAATCCTGGTCGCACATGTCTTCCGAAATTACGCCTTGACGATTTTTGGCAGCTCCAGTTGAGCCGCCCAACCACCGAACAAATTGTACAGCGTTGTAGCCTTTTAATTAGAAAACATAA GTTCCAAGACTTGGCATTGAAAGACACATACAGTGCTCTCAACTTCCTTCAAACTTCCTTATCAGAGATTATAGACCATAGTGATCCACAGCAAGCAAATGAA tTTCGACTGATGGCAGCTTTGTTGTTCCAAACTCCTAAAGATGCACCGGGGAGGAAAACTGATTGCGGTCATCATCAGAGAGTGCAACTCTTTGAACAGATCACTGAATTTTTTGCCTCTGACATGACtcaaccgaaaaaaaatttaattgatctCATTCCTCTGTAG